The Macaca thibetana thibetana isolate TM-01 chromosome 9, ASM2454274v1, whole genome shotgun sequence region ttgcgccgctgcactccagcctgggcgacagagcaagactccatctccaaaaaaaaaaaaagactccaggAGGCGTTGACCCTGGGAGTTTTTCTCCAGCCTCATAGCCCATCTTGCGTGCAAGTGACAACATGTAGCTTTCCTTTTGTGAGGGGACCCTGTGGGATTCACTCCCTTTTCCTATTTCCTCCTGGGTGAAGCCTTGTGTGTCGGGACAATGTGGGGTCAGGGACTGTCTGGGTGACCCTGGCGAGCCTCTCCTTATGGAGTTCTAGGAGCCATCAGGGCAAGGGGAGCACACCCAGGACGGCCGCCCCCAGGGGTGTTTGGATACAGACCAGGAGCAGGCTGCTTTGTGATGGTGAGGGGAGGTGATGAGACTCCCCCGAGAGGCTCCCTTGGGCGCTGGAAAGATGGGACATGGGGAACTGCCTCCTGCCTGGACCAGCTGATGCCCAGAGCCACTCCTTTGGGTCCTCATCCCTCCTTCCAGGCAGTGGGGACGTGGGTTTCCAGGGGAATCCAGGCCTTTAGGGAGAGTGGGAATCTGACTTTGATCTTGCAGCTCTGCACTTTTCCTGCACATTTGCTGATTAGTTTATGTCTGCCAGGGGCTCAGGGCCAGGGCTAAGTCCCAGGGTCTTAGGGTAGGAAAGATGATTCCTCAGATTTTCTGCAGGCATTTGAGCATAGTAGAAAGATCAGTGGAGCCTCCAGTGAAACTTGGCAGATTGagcacttcatttattttcactctcCCAGGATCCTTCCCAAATTAtcataaataaatagagaattcTGAAACCTACAAGGAAAAATACAGCAAAAGAACAATGAAtcggccgggcacgatggctcaagcctgtaatcccaacactttgggaggctgagacgggcggatcatgaggtcaggagatcgagaccatcctggctaacacggtgaaaccccgtctctactaaaaaatacaaaaaactagccaggcgaggtggcgggcgcctgtagtcccagctactcgggaggctgaggcaggagaatggcgtaaacctgggaggtggagcttgcagtgagctgagatccggccactgcactccagcctgggtgacagagcgagactccgtctcaaaacaaaacaaaacaaaacaaaacaaaaaaacaaaaaaaaacaatgaaccaGTTTCAAAGCCTAGGAGGAGAAGCCATAGGATAACTGAAAGCAACACCCTGTGGGACTGGAGAGCAGACGGTTTGGTAGAAACAGCACCCAGTCCCACAGAAGGAACTTGAGGAGAAGCAAGGTGACCGAGCCAGCAGAGCCGGGACCcagacccccaccccagcctgtgGGAGCTGCAGGTGTGTTCTGGGAACACACTGTTCTGTCccttctatttttctcattttataaactcTGGTTCTAGAAACAACTCACCTGCAGCCAGCTGGCTGGACCAGCATGTGGTAATGGGGCTGGACTATTTACAGCCCTACTTACAGGCTGTACCACGGCCACCTCCCAGCACGGTGCTCAGCTACGAGGTCAAAATAAGGTAGAGCCAGCTGGgtgaggtggggcagggggaCGGGAGCTGTACACACAAGTGCTGGGGGCTCAGGGGCTCAATACTGTCCAGGGTCGGGGCTGTAAAGATGGCCAGTGTGGCGCCTGTGTCACGGGGAGGAAGCCTGCAGGGAAAATGTCATtctcatcacatcacatcacaccaAGGGTATCTGTTATTAACATGgcttattgctttttaaaaaaaatttttttttttttgagacggagtctccctctgtcgcccaggctggagtgcagtggcgtgatctgggctcactgcaagctccacctcctgggttcacgccattctcctgcctcagcctcccgagtagctgggtctacaggtacccgccaccttgcccggctagtttttttgtattttttttagtagagacagggtttcaccgtattagccaggatggtctcgatctgctgacctcgtgatctgcccatctcggcctcccaaagtgccgggattacaggcttgagccaccgcacccggccttaaaaaaattttagattcagtAGGTACACGTGCAGGGTTGTTACATGGATAAACTGTGTGGtactgaggtttgggcttctagtgaaccTGTCACTTAAATAGTGAACACAGTATctaacaggtagtttttcagcccttcccCTGCTCCCGCTCTCCCCACTTTTTGAGTtctcagtcacttttttttttttgagacggagtctctcgcccaggctggagtgcagtggcgtaatctcggtgccctgcaacctcggcctcccgggttcaagtgattctcttgcctcagcctcctgagtagctgggattactttgggaggctgagacgggcggatcatgaggtcaggagatcgagaccatcctggctaacacggtgaaaccccgtctctaccacactcagctaatttttgtatttttagaagagacggggtttcaccatgttggccaggctggtattgaactctggacctcaagtgatctgcccgactcggcctcccaaagagctaggattacaggtgtgagccaccgcgcccggtccgtGGTCCATGGTTTTAAATATATCAGTGACACCTATAAACTGATGATTCCCACATTTAAATTTCTAGCCAAAGCTCTTGGCCAATTTCTAGATTGTTCCCATGCTTCCGCAGCTTCTAGTGCCACTGGTATGTCTAAGGCCGTCTTACATTAAAGATCAAAAGATTTCTGAAGCCCCCACAAGACTCACATCCAACTCCTCCCCCAGTGTTTCCATCTCAGTCAAAGTAGCATCCTTCCCCCTCTTCCCCACCCACCCTGCAATTTACCCAGTTCCCTGGCCCCAGTTTCTCTCAGTGTCCACATGAGCAAGACCAGCTGGCTTTTATCTTCAAAATGTATCCCGAACCTGTGCAGTATTACCACCCGAGTCCAAGCAACCCGCAACCATACCTATCTGGATTCTTGTAACTGTTTCCTACCTGGCATCTCTGCTGCTACTCTTGCCCCTGCTCTCCCCCATAATCTTTACATGGgttttttaaaataggtaaatcAGACCATGCCACTTCCCTTCCCAGAGCCCTGTGGTGGTTTCTCATCATTAGAATAAAGAGCTCTCCTGATCCAGGCCTTGCTTAGCTTTCTGACTTCctcgttttattttatttttatttatttatttgtttttctgagacggagtctagctctgtcatcgcccaggttggagtgcagtggcgcaatattggctcactgcaagctctgcctcccgggttcacgccattctcctgcttcggcctccagagtagctgggactacaggcgcctgccaccacgcccagctaatatttttgtattttttagtagagaccgggattcaccgggttagccaggatggtctcgatctcctgacctcgtgatcctcctgccttggcttcccaaagtgctgggattacaggcgtgagcccctgcacctggccctgacTTCCTTTTCTAATGCTGGCGACAGTTAGAGGTGAGCACCCTGTGAAGACGTGGGCCCTCTAttaggtggaggggaggggaggaaagggaggcagggagggagggaagaaagggagaaaacacCAACAACTCAAAGAAGAATCACCATATAAACAACCTGTGCCTGTCAGGAATGTGCATCTTGCCTGCTATTATCTTATAGTTGAGACATGAAGTGGACTGACAAATTTGTGGGTTCTTGTTATGAGGAATTGACCTAGGTTGATATTCATTCTGCCAGAGCCACTGGAATTTGTAGCCTCTGAAAAGAGTTGTGCTATTTGGCAAAACCTGAATTGGGCATCACTTATCTTCATGTGCTTAGCCAAAGCCCTAGAGAAACatttttgaggccaggcacaggaggctcacgcctgtaatcccaagcaccctgggagggtgaggcgggtagatcacgaggtcaggagttcgagaccagcctggccaagatggtgaaaccccatctccactaaaaataaaaaaaattagccaggcgtggtggcaggtgcctataattccagctacttgggaggctgaggtagagaattgcttgaacctgggaggcagaggttgcagtgagcaggtaGAGGAGACACTAGAGCAATAATCCCTGGAAATAACAGGAATTTCAGGGACAAATCCAGATCCTCAAAAACTGTGAAATTGAGGGAGCCTGAGCAGATCTCCAAGGAACCAGGTACCATCTGTGTGCCAGGGTGACAGGATGGAAAACAGACCAGGTCTGTCTCTGACAGGTTGAGCAGGTGGAGTGGGAAGGAGGGATGTAGAAGACCAGGAGGGTGAAGGGAACTGcaggggtgggtggtggtgggtggggctggacctcagtctcctcctcctactgcccaccccacccacccttAGGAGCCCTTTGTGAGGGGGAGGCCCCAGCTCTGTGATGTGGGCCTGGGCCCCAATAAATAGTCCCAGAGGGGATGCCCAGGGCTCAGTAGACTGAGGGCAGCAGTGCAGTTGACATGGATATTCTCTTTCCTCTGAACAGTGTTCTTGACACAGAGCTGTGCTGGAGCCCCATTCCTGAGATCATCCATTTCATCCTCTTCGTTGCGTTTAGCCTGATGTTCCTGATCATCTTACGCCCCTACTTTACCCCCAGGGAGCCATCCTCAGGGCCTCCCAGAGAGGAGAACAGCAAGAATGTAAGGAGCCCTCAGCCCACACCCAGCAGAGAATGATTCTGTTTTTCCTGCTCTCTTTTCCACTTTTCCAAATCAACCAGAGGCGCTCCTGTGATGGGAAATCTCATCATCCCTCTAGGGACggcagggcaggcaggggttGGAGTGGGCCTAGGATTTCCATCCCCAGCTCCCAGACCATCTGTGGGGGTGCACGGGAGGCATCACAGCAAAAACAAACCCCGGGACTCAGCGGCGAGGACCCGGTCATGAGAGGGGTGAGGTCGTTGTGGGAGGACAGGCCCTGAGCCCGGGCTCATCAGCCGCCTTCCCGGGCAGGTACCTCGGGTCCCAGCCTCTGTGTGTGGTGCTCTGGGGCTGTGCTGAGCCCGAGAGCCCTTACCTGAGACTGGAGTCGCCTCTGGCCTCCTCGGAAGCAGAATCCTCCCTGCCAGCTCAGAGGCACCTGCAGACCCAAGTGTGTGTGTTTCACAAGCAGCGGAACAGGGACTGAGGACGCCCAGGGTGGGCCTCACATAGAAAACCCCTCCGTGCTTTTCAAAGAAGGAAACCAGAAAAGGTTATTATGCACTTCAGAAACGAGTGAAAGGAAACGGAAGCACACAGGGCTCCGTGAGCTGAGTGGAGAAAGTGTGTCATTCACGAGCACTGTGGGTCCGCAGCTGTGGGGACAGGAGACTGAGACCTGGCCTGCACCCTCACTCTTTCTTGTCTCTCAGGATCGAGCTGAAGTGGGGGAATGGATAAGGATCAGAAATAGGTATATCACTTCGAAAGGTAAGGCTCTGAGGGTCCCCGAAGCCCCAGAGATCACAGCTTCACCTGTTCCTAGGAACAAGCACCAAGTCTCCTAGGAAGTCATTTGCAGAGGCCTGATGGGGAAGCTCCTGCTAGGGCAATTGGAACCCGGGATCCATCTCCGATTCCCTGCCGGGATGAAGTCATGGGGTCCAGGGAGTGGGTGTTGTCCAGGAGGGGACTATGTGGGGAAGGGGACCAGTGACTGCGTGGACCTGCAGGAGGGGCTCCAGGTCCATGTGGCAGCTGTTTAACATGGCTGAGTCCTCTTTGAGACTCAGGAAGTACTTTGTAAATGACAAAGTGCTGCCCCCCGGCACCTGGCTATCACTCTTGGGGCCATGTGGCCTTGGACAGGGATGCTGGGACTCCAGAGTCTAATCCCCGATCCTGGCGTCTCTCCTACGGGTACACGGACTCAGCCTCCTATAAATCCCAGTTCCCTCCCTCGCCACCATAACCCATCTCCTGCTTTCCAGATTACAGAATTCTCTTGAAAGAAGTGGAGAACCTTGAGGTCTACGCTTTCCTGCTGAAAAAGTGAggctctttccccttctctcccatGTCCTTCTTCCTACCAGGGCCTAGGATGCCACCCCAGGGCCTGGGGCTGATCTGGAGGGGAGATCACAGCCATGATGTCACTAAAGCCCTGGGGCAGGGGTAGGCAAAGCTTTGTGAAATCAGCATGGGGAGCCCTGGAGGGGCCTGGACCACAGGTGTCCAGTGCTCCCAGCTGCAGTCTGTGCTCCTGTCTCCTGCAGGTGCCTGAAGGAGCTCCCTAGGGAGGGCAGCTCCCATCACCTTCCATGCCAAGACCACCTGGGGCCAGCGTACAAACAAGCACCTGCTAGGAACCACCGGCCATGTGGGGGGCGTGGGAAAGCTTCTCCCACCAGCTTCCATGTGTCCCTACAGGCTCCCCCGGCTCCTTTGGCCTCCATGCCCTCATCAGTCCCAAAGACCTCCGTAGGATCCTTTGAGTCTCTGTCATCCCTGAGCTCCTCCAAGCCACCAGAGCCTTTGCATCCCCTGAAACACCCTTCATACCGGCCATCTGCCAGCACCCTATCACCAAACCCGACCACCTCCGTAGAATCCTTGGGGTCTCTGTCATCCCTGAGCTCCTCCCAGCGACCACAGCCCTTGCGTCCCCTGGAGTGTCCTTCATACAAGCCACGTGGGCATTCCCCTCCCCGACGACGGAACCCTGGCTGGGTGTCCTGGACTGACTCCATGCAGGCTGATTCCAAAACTGATGTGACAATATGCCCAATGTGCAACACCCCTGAGTGCTCCTGTCTACACAGTTGGTGGGTGCCTTCTAGCCCTCGAGTGATCCAAGGCATTGGTCGCTGCAGTGATCCTGACCTGGGCCTCTCCGGGAGGCAGGAGGGTGCTAGAGCCTGGTGACTCTGCACCTCAACACAGTACCCATTCGAGCACCCTAATCTTCCCACCCAGCCACTAAACGCTTCCTTCTAGGGAGACCTCACATGCAGGCAGCTGGAGGCAGGGGTCCCACTTTCCTCAGCTTGGATGTGCCAATGCTGCTGGATGCACAAGACACCAAAATCCATGGACACAGCACATCCAACATCCACAAACAATTGGGAATCTCTTGAGGACAACTTGGAGGCACATCCCCTCATCCGGGCACCCCACAGATGCTGGAAACGCGTGTTCCAATGGATTGGGAGAGGCGGAGATGGAGCCTGTAAATCTCCTTGGGAGGCTTGGCCCCTACAGAGACCTTTTCCACAGTGCTGCACAGAGACCTCCCACTGCAAAGATTTCCCACAGAGACCTCATGTCTATTCTTCCTTCCTAGAAGATCTGAACTCACTTAGAAAACTGCCAGCACAGGAGGGATAACATCAGCTGTGCCCCTCACTGGACAACCCAGAAACTTTGGGTCATTGTCAACGTTGCAAGGAAGATGCTCAGGAATTGTTGCTCTTTTGCACTGCCATTCTCTCCTAACAGAATTGCAGATTCCACGTGTAGACCTGCAAACTTCTGTTCTCTACGGTTCCCTGACCCACAGTTCAgagaatcataattttttttttttaatggaatctcactctgttgctcaggctggagtgcagtggcaccatctcggctcacttccacctcccagattcaagtcattctcctgcctcagcttcccaagtagctgggattacaggcacgtgccaccacacccagctaatttttataattttagtcgagagagggtttcaccatgttggtaggcttgtcttgaactcctgaccttaagatatccacctgcctcagcctctcaaaagtgctgggattataggcctgagccaccgcacccggctgaatCATAAATTTTAAACCTGAATAAAATGCTGCCAACCTCCAATGAGAGTAAAATATCTCCTTTGTCCAATTTTAGTTATTGTCTAGTCAAATGCTATCAATAtcgtattttaaaatttcattggcAACAAGGCCTGAACTAGAGATGGGTGACTTCCTTATTTTGCACATAACTTGTGTCAGCTTTGTGAGGTCTcgtttttaaaatgaagcaacAATCTGAAAATATATGATTTTCAGTCATATAAATGAGTCAAATGTATGGCAGTATTTCTATTTTATCCTATGGCAAAATAATCctaattttagtattattttattccttaaaatgTAATACCTTCAAATGATATTATCCATGTTTCCAAGATTTGACAAAGTCTTCATGTTCAGCCAACATGGCTTAAGCTGATGAACCACCTagaaggattcttttttttttttggagacagagtctcactctgtcacccaaactggagtgcagtggtacgatctcggctcactgcaaactccacctcccgggttcaagcgattctcctgcctcagcctcccaagtacctgggattactgaccttgtgatccgcctgcctcggcctcccaaagtgctgggattacaggcgtgagccaccatgcccggccaaaggattcattttttaaataatcctaAGAAATGCACATTTTTCCAAGACTCTTGGAGGTCAGGCTTCATTTTATATTCAGTAAAGGGTTAAAGGATGTGATACTTCAGATATTTGGAATCTTAGTAAATTTCTCACTGAATGTACGCTTGACATAGATACACAGCCCATTCAAACTATTGGGAAGAGGCGTCTTACTATCTGAATTGAAGAAAGTGTCCATTTAGTCAACATGTGTATTAGAATAATGAAAGGCCTCACTACTTATATGCCCAGCACTTTCTGAAGGGTGCACTTTGGTGAGACTGTATGTTTCTTGCTGCTCATAAGTAACACATTGTCTTTGGCTTGTTAAAGTCTGCTTTAATATCATCTGTTAAGCATGTGTCACTAGTGAAGTCTCTCAGATTATCCCTCAGGGTGAAAGCATCACACTCCTTTCTTCAAAAGTAGCAAAGTCAACACGAGGGCCCTTGAAGCCAATTTGTTCCAAGAAGAACTTCCCTCCTATTCCTTACAATTACACACTTATACCtattatattttctactttactCCCTTTAATGTCATTGAATCACAAAATGATGAAATAGTGAGTGTCCTCTAGTACACTATTGGCTTGTATTCTTTTTACAGTGCAACAGATGTTTAATCATCGAACTGGACCAACTAGGAAAGATTTCCATACAAAAAATGCATTACAGAGTAGTGTACCCTTtttaaactgacttttaaaacaGGGTTAAACTAAATGATCATGTCTTTTGACTTAAAGTTGTTTGGGGTAGCCACAATGTCTGAAAACAGACAACTGTCCATAATAGTTTATTGTTATGACATGTTTAATGTGCTGTCCCTCACTAGGTTGTGCAAAACTGCAATGCACAGTATGCATTAAAGCAACGTTCCCATCATCCGCTGCACCTGCGTCCACCATATATTGCTGCAGATAATTTATGTGTCCAACTTCCAGGGTGTAAACTTATGCCTTTACCCCAGAAGAACTAAACAAGTGGGTTCAATCTATTACAAAAATACTGTCAGTGTttccagacttctttttttttggagacagggcctcatacccaggctggagtgcagtggtgcgtcacagctcattgtagccttgacctcttgggctccaacgatcctcctgcctcagtctcccaagtagctgggaccaacaggtatgtgccaccaggtCTGACTaattgctaaattttttttttggtggagattgtgttgcccaggttagtcttgaactcctggcctcaagtgatccttccacctcagcctcccagagtgtgggattataggcatgagccaccatgtctggccttggttttgaaacagatttttatttaaaacaggtTTCACACTTCAATAAATTAGGCACTCCAGAACACAGTGTATAGGGTGGCAATTATATGTTGACTTCTTAATACTCCAAGAGATAAAGATCTTTTccaaataggcaaaaaaaaaagtagtcatcATGCAATATTAGCCTCTAAGAGTAATTTCCCTTTATAGACGACAATATTACTGACAGTTTCATGCACTTTTGCTTTATAAAGAACTCCACAGGAAGAAATTTCCCCAGTCTTTCCCAGGAGACACAGCTACATTTTCTGTCACACTCAAACCACTGGCACAGTACAGCATGTCCAGATTCAGACAATCAAGGGGTTTCACAATTGCTTCCCCAATGTATGCCATGAGGTTGGTCAGATTTGAAACCATTCTTGTAACAGGATCAATCTTTATAATTTGCCCCTGCCATATGGATGGTTTGCATTCCCCAAACAGGAGTGTCCTGGGTTACTCAGAGGTGTGCCATGGTGCCCTCCCTTGGCCATTTTATAATAACCAGAACAGCCCATTTCCTCATGGACACGCATCCCAAGCTCTCCACAGCCCAGTACCACAGCTATGCAAACGATATGGATGGAACTCACATTCAGAAAGCTGGAAAATAAGGCtgtgccggccgggcgcggtggctcacgcctgtaatcccagcactttgggaggccgagacgggcgggtcacgaggtcaggagatcgagaccatcctggctaacatggtgaaaccccgtctctactaaaaatacaaaacactagccgggtgtagtggcgggcgcctgtagtcccagctacttgggaggctgaggcaggagaatggcgagaacccaggaggcggagcttgcagtgagccgagatcgcgccaccgcactccagcctgggcgactgagcaagactccatctcaaaaaaaaaaaaaagaaaagaaggctgtgccaggcacagtagaTGAGCAATGAGAAGATGCTAATGTCTTTTCCAGAAGCATGAGTGATCCAGCTCTTTGGTTCTGAGCATTTCTGCGCTTTAGCGTTTCTCTCCCTCATTCACAGTAAAGACATCTGCAGCTCTTCCCTCTTCCTGAGATCAGAAACTGGAACAGCCACCACCTGCTCCCTGATGTTTTCATGATCTCTGCCATTTGTTACAATGACCACTTAGCCAGACATCTCAGTGCAGGGATCCCCATTAAACTGCAGAAGCAAGACCAGCCCACCACCCTTTCTTCTTATTCCTGCCATAATCTGATGCTAGTAACAGTTTGCCTACCTACTTTAATGGTAACAAATATTTGTACAAGTTTAACAAATGGTTAAACTTGGTTAAACAAATGGTTAACAATGGTAACAAATATTTGTACAAGAATGTACAAGTTTATTCTGTAGATTGTGGTCCCTGGAGTGAGAAACTCTCTCCACCTACCAGATCTGTGACTTAAGTCAGTCACTCAGTGTCTCCAAACTTAATTTCCTTGATGTAGAAAATGGGGATAGAAGTTAATAACATTGCAGGGAAAGGGGACATGAGttataatataaaattctttGCACGGTTCCTAttggataatttttctattattattgcttGTATTTTTGTCACATTATAACCAACTTAGTTTTACTTATTAAAGTacacacaggttttttttttttttttacagaattaataatttacttttatagCACAAAAGTTAGTGTTAAAAGTATGTGTTAAAAATTGAGTCCCAGTGGgatgcagtggctcccgcctgtgatcccagcacttcgggaggccgaggtaggcctCACTTCACttgagatcacgaggtcaggagtttgagactagcctggtcgacatggtgaaaccccatttctactaaaaacacaaaaaatagctgggcgtggtgtctcccgcctgtagtcccagctactcaagaggctgaaacaggaaaattgcttgaacagggaggcagaggttgcagtgagccgagatggctccactgcactctagctggggcaacagggtgagactctgtctcaggaaaaaaaaaaaaaaaattgagtcccatctgagaaaataaactgaatatttaagtaaatttcaaatctttttttgcCCCATGATATTTAGGGGTTTCTACTAATTGACTTTGATGTTAAAGGGCTGTTTTTGTGATCCCAAAGCCATTGCCGCTTTTACTTTGAACAAGCTGGACTCGTGGGGTACTTCAGAGCCACCTCTGTTTTCTCCACGCAGCCTGCTCCTTGCTGCTGGTTCCGAGTCCCTGAATGAAATCTGGGATCTTCATGGCTCACCTACTTactttcaggggaaaaaaaaaatcctccagtcATCTCCAATAACAAGAAGAGGTCTGATTTCAGTCATTAAACTGTGCAGTGTGATGTCATAGCCAAATGGCCACACTGCATTAGACAGCCAAGCTTCCTCTCCCAGGACAGCCTGCCTgggcgcaggccaccatgcccggctaatttttgtatttttagcagaaacggggtttcaccatgctggccaggctggtctcgaactcctgacctcgtgatccgcccaccttggcctcccaaagtgctgggattacaggtgtgagccattgtgcccggctgtttttcttttttaaagacggttttctttatttttgcaatATCATTACGCTATTGACAAGTACCAATTGCACACTGTATAACTACATCAAACCCATCCACCTAACAGCTCAATTCAATGTCTTCGATTGTTCAGAGCCCTGAATGACATCTTAATAAAAAGCCAAAAGTTGTTTCCATAAAGATCCTCAAGGTGTTTGACTCTGAGCACATCTTGTCAGATGCCCATAAAGGAAGCTGACTCTCAATGGGTTCC contains the following coding sequences:
- the LOC126963170 gene encoding LOW QUALITY PROTEIN: uncharacterized protein C5orf60-like (The sequence of the model RefSeq protein was modified relative to this genomic sequence to represent the inferred CDS: substituted 1 base at 1 genomic stop codon) — encoded protein: MPRAQXTEGSSAVDMDILFPLNSVLDTELCWSPIPEIIHFILFVAFSLMFLIILRPYFTPREPSSGPPREENSKNDRAEVGEWIRIRNRYITSKDYRILLKEVENLEVYAFLLKKCLKELPREGSSHHLPCQDHLGPAYKQAPARNHRPCGGRGKASPTSFHVSLQAPPAPLASMPSSVPKTSVGSFESLSSLSSSKPPEPLHPLKHPSYRPSASTLSPNPTTSVESLGSLSSLSSSQRPQPLRPLECPSYKPRGHSPPRRRNPGWVSWTDSMQADSKTDVTICPMCNTPECSCLHSWWVPSSPRVIQGIGRCSDPDLGLSGRQEGARAW